A stretch of the Osmerus mordax isolate fOsmMor3 chromosome 12, fOsmMor3.pri, whole genome shotgun sequence genome encodes the following:
- the LOC136954552 gene encoding uncharacterized protein isoform X1: MREEHGDLAWKRMDACVQKMVPVILRVVMLCSCLGPLLLNLTPLWHVSANTICSSSASACCNTSCPQGEVNLTSPSFDVTEGDDITMECEHNLPLTGLEYEWRENNITMTDQSNNTLTLKRLLAPLTRNYSCSVISRCCGTHTSMTKTVVVKDNSMVILVLCAVLAVVFILAVGVSMKFFLKRENVKRKARMEMRNQQFNRGI; encoded by the exons ATGAGAGAGGAGCACGGCGACCTAGCCTGGAAG AGAATGGATGCTTGTGTCCAGAAGATGGTTCCTGTCATCCTGAGAGTCGTGATGCTGTGCTCATGCCTGGGTCCACTGCTGCTTA atcTTACACCTCTGTGGCACGTCAGCGCTAACACCATCTGTTCATCCTCCGCATCAGCAT gCTGCAACACTTCCTGTCCCCAAG GAGAAGTAAATCTCACCAGTCCCAGTTTTGATGTGACGGAGGGTGACGACATCACGATGGAATGCGAACACAACTTGCCCCTGACTGGCCTGGAATATGAGTGGCGGGAGAAcaacataacaatgacagacCAATCCAATAACACCTTGACCCTGAAACGTCTGCTGGCACCACTTACCAGAAACTACTCCTGCTCTGTCATCAGCAGATGTTGTGGAACACATACATCCATGACAAAAACGGTTGTGGTAAAAG ACAACAGTATGGTGATATTGGTGTTGTGTGCTGTGCTGGCTGTGGTGTTTATTCTGGCTGTAGGAGTGAGCATGAAGTTCTTCCTCAAGAGGGAAAATG TTAAGAGGAAGGCGAGGATGGAGATGAGAAatcagcaatttaacagaggcATCTAG
- the LOC136954552 gene encoding uncharacterized protein isoform X2, translating into MDACVQKMVPVILRVVMLCSCLGPLLLNLTPLWHVSANTICSSSASACCNTSCPQGEVNLTSPSFDVTEGDDITMECEHNLPLTGLEYEWRENNITMTDQSNNTLTLKRLLAPLTRNYSCSVISRCCGTHTSMTKTVVVKDNSMVILVLCAVLAVVFILAVGVSMKFFLKRENVKRKARMEMRNQQFNRGI; encoded by the exons ATGGATGCTTGTGTCCAGAAGATGGTTCCTGTCATCCTGAGAGTCGTGATGCTGTGCTCATGCCTGGGTCCACTGCTGCTTA atcTTACACCTCTGTGGCACGTCAGCGCTAACACCATCTGTTCATCCTCCGCATCAGCAT gCTGCAACACTTCCTGTCCCCAAG GAGAAGTAAATCTCACCAGTCCCAGTTTTGATGTGACGGAGGGTGACGACATCACGATGGAATGCGAACACAACTTGCCCCTGACTGGCCTGGAATATGAGTGGCGGGAGAAcaacataacaatgacagacCAATCCAATAACACCTTGACCCTGAAACGTCTGCTGGCACCACTTACCAGAAACTACTCCTGCTCTGTCATCAGCAGATGTTGTGGAACACATACATCCATGACAAAAACGGTTGTGGTAAAAG ACAACAGTATGGTGATATTGGTGTTGTGTGCTGTGCTGGCTGTGGTGTTTATTCTGGCTGTAGGAGTGAGCATGAAGTTCTTCCTCAAGAGGGAAAATG TTAAGAGGAAGGCGAGGATGGAGATGAGAAatcagcaatttaacagaggcATCTAG